In uncultured Methanobacterium sp., a genomic segment contains:
- a CDS encoding NifB/NifX family molybdenum-iron cluster-binding protein, with translation MKIAVASSDGKTVDQHFGQACHFLIFQIGKEGLEFIEMREKSKKPVYDHEYRWKRGLDILKDCKVIFCRRIGEEPRKELKELGIEVVESKKETIPLAVTQYLTSMINGIGLNVKTEH, from the coding sequence ATGAAGATCGCAGTTGCCTCTAGCGATGGCAAAACTGTTGACCAGCACTTTGGACAGGCATGCCACTTCCTTATCTTCCAAATAGGTAAAGAAGGATTAGAATTCATTGAAATGAGAGAAAAAAGCAAAAAACCAGTTTATGATCATGAATACAGATGGAAAAGAGGATTAGACATTCTGAAAGATTGTAAAGTAATTTTTTGCAGGAGAATAGGCGAAGAACCCCGTAAAGAACTGAAAGAGTTAGGGATTGAAGTGGTTGAATCAAAAAAAGAAACCATACCCCTGGCTGTTACCCAGTACCTGACCTCAATGATCAATGGAATAGGATTAAACGTGAAAACAGAACATTAG
- a CDS encoding radical SAM protein: protein MIRKHFKGYNFVANRETGFTLRWGDDFSQNPYMAPWPELADISISNYCTNGCSYCYRSSDEKGGFMSLKDYTHVLQELTHDEYGSIFQVALGGGEPLLHPDFNEIIRTTREDYGIIPNYTTCGKFFTPENLEVSRKYCGAVAISWDPYRNNLTPDNNLTQSKNPTHNNLTLDELSKLGKLLEDNQIKTNIHYVISESTLEDATRMLSGEYDKYLESFNAVIFLTYKPTGRAPSEDIIRSPDLLQSFLNLVDKPVTHLKIGFDACFVPLLLKTTHTDNDLIDSCECGFFSVYIDENMNVSPCSFCNNDQYSYSLKDSSFKDIWQESFSNYRHYIDNECKLKCTRCEKSNDCRGQCPFFDELFLCDVMGK from the coding sequence ATGATAAGAAAACACTTCAAAGGATACAATTTCGTTGCTAATCGCGAAACCGGTTTTACCTTACGCTGGGGAGATGATTTTTCGCAAAATCCTTACATGGCTCCCTGGCCAGAACTGGCAGACATATCCATATCCAACTACTGTACCAATGGTTGCAGTTACTGTTACCGGTCCAGTGATGAGAAAGGAGGGTTTATGTCCCTGAAAGATTACACCCATGTGCTTCAGGAACTCACCCATGATGAGTACGGGAGTATATTCCAGGTTGCCCTGGGGGGTGGAGAACCACTACTCCATCCGGATTTTAATGAAATAATAAGGACCACAAGGGAAGATTATGGAATAATCCCTAACTACACAACATGTGGTAAGTTTTTTACCCCTGAAAATCTGGAAGTAAGCAGGAAGTACTGTGGTGCAGTGGCTATATCCTGGGATCCATACCGCAATAACTTAACCCCCGACAATAACTTAACCCAGAGCAAAAATCCAACCCACAACAATTTAACCCTGGATGAGCTTTCAAAGTTGGGAAAACTCCTGGAAGACAATCAAATCAAAACCAACATTCACTACGTGATTTCAGAAAGCACCCTGGAAGATGCCACCAGGATGTTAAGTGGCGAATACGACAAATATCTGGAATCATTCAATGCAGTGATCTTTTTAACCTACAAACCCACTGGCAGGGCGCCATCAGAGGACATCATCCGTTCTCCAGATCTTTTACAATCTTTCCTTAACCTGGTGGACAAACCAGTCACGCATTTAAAAATTGGTTTTGACGCATGTTTCGTTCCATTACTACTTAAAACAACCCATACTGATAATGACCTGATAGATAGCTGTGAATGTGGTTTTTTCTCAGTCTACATAGACGAGAACATGAATGTGTCTCCTTGCTCATTCTGTAACAATGACCAGTACAGCTACAGCTTAAAAGATTCCAGTTTTAAGGATATCTGGCAGGAATCTTTTTCCAATTACCGGCATTACATTGATAATGAATGTAAATTAAAATGCACCAGGTGCGAAAAAAGTAATGATTGCAGAGGTCAGTGCCCATTTTTTGATGAACTGTTTTTATGTGATGTGATGGGTAAATGA
- a CDS encoding DUF2162 family putative transporter, with amino-acid sequence MAELIWEGLIISTVLLFGINIALAMGLKQIPKNKLFSLALLYGAILFTLGSVAGYVTSLYNFANEYIALVIGIIGVLTILTGSYTIIKWRKDRKNHDMLMSKATISASICCFAGFIFSAILFTKGADSFYLVFNVMMAVVLVLIVIFIYQFSKFLRHAERPYPVLLGNFMILNGFYFLIAGLFIPNIQLLAQVQTKPLSIGSTTNLIFLILAAGGVFLVGVYLKKEDINNLSDIYPGKSSKTRKN; translated from the coding sequence ATGGCAGAATTGATCTGGGAAGGTTTGATTATATCCACAGTCCTCCTGTTTGGAATTAACATAGCCCTGGCAATGGGTCTCAAACAGATTCCCAAAAATAAACTATTCTCCCTTGCCCTGCTTTACGGTGCAATACTTTTTACCTTGGGTTCTGTAGCTGGATATGTTACTTCGCTGTACAATTTTGCCAATGAATACATTGCACTGGTAATTGGAATAATCGGGGTTTTAACCATACTAACCGGGAGCTACACCATCATTAAATGGAGAAAGGATAGGAAAAATCATGACATGCTCATGTCAAAGGCCACGATATCCGCATCAATCTGTTGCTTTGCAGGGTTTATCTTCTCTGCCATATTATTCACCAAGGGTGCGGACTCATTTTATTTAGTATTCAACGTTATGATGGCAGTGGTTCTGGTTTTAATTGTAATATTTATATATCAATTTTCTAAGTTTTTAAGGCATGCAGAAAGACCTTACCCTGTTCTACTGGGAAATTTCATGATTCTGAATGGGTTCTATTTCTTAATCGCCGGACTTTTCATCCCCAATATCCAATTATTGGCCCAGGTTCAGACTAAACCTCTGTCTATAGGTTCAACAACCAACCTGATTTTCTTGATACTGGCGGCGGGAGGAGTCTTTTTAGTAGGGGTCTATCTCAAAAAAGAGGATATCAATAACCTAAGCGACATTTACCCTGGGAAATCGTCCAAAACTAGAAAAAATTAA
- a CDS encoding FmdE family protein, whose protein sequence is MDEVIAKIDDQEMLSRIERVVPFHGYLSTGAFIGLQMLEIASELLDIKENERIFVTCETLNCLPDPFQILRGCTVGNKGLKILDYDKMAVTINKGAEPGQQIKGIRIYLDATKTIKYPVFHAWYMNERKVPHEEAISELIKAGDDVYTWEFVDVPVPIKAKKDVRLCAVCGESFISKDGSDTCKGCSQ, encoded by the coding sequence ATGGATGAAGTTATAGCAAAAATAGATGATCAGGAAATGTTATCCAGGATAGAAAGAGTCGTTCCATTCCATGGTTATTTAAGTACTGGGGCATTTATTGGCCTGCAGATGCTGGAAATTGCCAGCGAACTGCTGGATATAAAAGAAAATGAAAGAATATTCGTGACCTGCGAAACCCTTAACTGCCTGCCTGATCCATTCCAGATCCTCCGCGGATGCACCGTGGGAAACAAAGGCCTAAAAATTTTAGATTATGATAAAATGGCAGTGACCATTAACAAAGGAGCAGAACCTGGCCAACAGATCAAAGGAATCAGAATATACCTTGATGCAACAAAAACCATTAAATATCCAGTATTCCATGCTTGGTACATGAATGAAAGGAAGGTTCCCCATGAAGAAGCAATTTCAGAGCTTATAAAAGCCGGTGATGATGTTTACACTTGGGAATTTGTGGATGTGCCAGTTCCAATCAAAGCTAAAAAAGATGTACGATTGTGTGCTGTTTGCGGGGAGTCATTCATTAGTAAAGATGGATCTGATACCTGTAAAGGTTGTTCACAATAA
- a CDS encoding XdhC/CoxI family protein — translation MKDTIYEVIEGYMDEGKTGSIATIISRDGSSPRDVGAKMFIGEDGKIHDTIGGGGLEYKVQKHAMATMGHEKAQMIKIKMDGEEVASDGMICGGNVEVFLEPALEKHRQLYQRLEHLEKNGKKGVLITSLRGEFMKTLIERDMRITGDPLNASNDLALFQNHISNITPQITNKTLVETIHPSPPLYIFGAGHVSQFIAPLATNVGFQVTVIDDRHQFANSERFPDAHQVIVEDFQEVFNNLSFTGEEYVVIVTRGHQHDRDVLEESLKRETKYLGMIGSRRKVKMILEHMKECGYPPEKVDKVYSPIGLSIKAETPQEIAVSIVGELITVRRS, via the coding sequence ATGAAAGATACCATATACGAGGTTATTGAAGGATATATGGATGAAGGGAAAACCGGCTCCATCGCAACCATCATATCAAGGGACGGATCATCCCCCCGTGATGTGGGTGCTAAAATGTTCATTGGAGAAGATGGAAAGATTCACGACACCATTGGTGGCGGTGGACTGGAGTACAAGGTCCAAAAGCATGCCATGGCCACAATGGGTCATGAAAAAGCCCAAATGATTAAGATTAAGATGGATGGAGAAGAAGTAGCCTCTGATGGTATGATCTGTGGTGGGAATGTGGAAGTATTCCTGGAACCTGCCCTTGAAAAACACCGCCAGCTTTACCAGCGCCTAGAACACCTGGAAAAAAATGGGAAAAAAGGAGTTCTCATTACCAGTTTAAGGGGAGAATTCATGAAAACCCTCATCGAAAGGGACATGAGAATAACCGGCGACCCCCTAAATGCCAGTAACGATTTGGCTCTTTTTCAAAACCATATCAGCAACATTACACCACAAATAACCAACAAAACATTAGTTGAAACCATCCACCCATCACCACCATTATACATCTTTGGTGCAGGACATGTTTCCCAGTTCATAGCACCCCTGGCCACCAATGTAGGGTTTCAGGTTACAGTTATTGATGATCGTCACCAATTCGCCAACAGTGAAAGGTTCCCCGATGCCCACCAGGTCATTGTAGAGGATTTTCAGGAAGTATTCAACAATTTAAGCTTCACTGGAGAAGAGTACGTGGTGATAGTCACCCGTGGACATCAACATGATCGTGACGTGTTAGAAGAATCACTTAAAAGAGAAACAAAATATCTGGGAATGATTGGGAGCAGAAGAAAGGTAAAAATGATCCTGGAACACATGAAAGAATGTGGATACCCCCCAGAAAAGGTTGATAAAGTGTATTCACCCATAGGACTTTCAATTAAAGCCGAAACACCACAGGAAATAGCTGTGAGTATAGTAGGTGAACTCATAACAGTCAGAAGAAGTTGA
- a CDS encoding MotA/TolQ/ExbB proton channel family protein: MEILGTEILSNLLYLIAQSLFIPVIIVVLVFMTYAVLSLGGFLTEKFSRTKFDVNQTENLIRAISKSSNPEEMKEKVTESELQDKYKEILIKIISNHDIGPQSRRAIATKLIEEQELQFSTITQKTDILVRLAPTIGLLGTLIPLGPGLSALGSGDINSLAQALTVAFDTTITGLAAGAIGYIISGYRKKWYNDELSILEAIVESTLEALDNVQKKTIFG; the protein is encoded by the coding sequence ATGGAAATCCTTGGAACTGAAATTTTAAGCAATTTATTGTATTTAATCGCACAGAGCCTGTTCATACCAGTTATAATTGTTGTTCTGGTCTTCATGACCTATGCAGTTTTGAGTTTAGGAGGATTTTTAACTGAAAAATTTTCAAGAACAAAATTCGATGTGAATCAAACTGAAAATCTGATAAGGGCCATCTCTAAATCATCCAACCCTGAAGAAATGAAGGAAAAAGTTACCGAAAGCGAGCTTCAGGATAAATATAAAGAAATTCTCATAAAAATCATTTCTAACCATGATATTGGTCCCCAATCAAGAAGAGCAATAGCTACAAAGTTAATTGAAGAACAAGAACTTCAATTTTCAACTATAACTCAGAAAACAGATATATTAGTCAGATTAGCTCCAACAATTGGTCTTTTAGGTACTTTGATACCTTTAGGTCCGGGTTTATCTGCTTTAGGTTCCGGTGATATAAACAGCCTGGCACAGGCATTGACTGTGGCTTTCGACACTACCATAACCGGGTTAGCAGCAGGTGCTATAGGTTATATAATATCGGGATACCGGAAAAAATGGTACAATGATGAATTATCCATTTTAGAAGCAATAGTTGAATCAACACTGGAGGCTTTGGATAATGTCCAGAAAAAGACGATTTTTGGATGA
- a CDS encoding class I SAM-dependent methyltransferase: MNKITTNNTNYNRDHKTDWNELWKEAVNKLPKKNNSKSWDKIATQFAQWMKKDDYPQELLSKIQVESGDTVLDIGCGNGVITIPLAQKAISVTAMDISINMIELLRDNAANHNLSNIKFINKGIEDVKAGEIGYHDVVVASRSLNGIADIKPELEKINKIAQKYVYITLWGVDNRKFESKMAELLGRKSYQHPDYTIVYNLLHEMGIQANVEFLKSNTRNYYSNIDEALDRIKWRIGDLNEEEESLIKEHLQTTLTKNPDGSLSYSRNNSKWVLIWWEKSN, translated from the coding sequence GTGAACAAGATAACTACCAACAACACCAATTACAATAGGGATCACAAAACCGATTGGAACGAGTTATGGAAAGAAGCAGTGAACAAGCTTCCAAAAAAGAATAATTCTAAGTCATGGGATAAAATAGCGACTCAGTTTGCCCAGTGGATGAAGAAAGATGATTATCCACAGGAACTGCTTAGTAAGATTCAAGTAGAATCTGGGGACACAGTCCTGGATATCGGTTGTGGTAACGGTGTGATAACCATCCCTCTGGCACAAAAAGCCATTTCAGTTACAGCCATGGATATTTCCATAAATATGATTGAATTACTGCGAGATAACGCAGCCAATCATAATTTATCCAACATCAAATTTATTAATAAAGGAATAGAGGATGTTAAGGCAGGTGAAATTGGTTATCATGATGTGGTGGTAGCATCCAGATCCTTAAACGGAATAGCGGACATAAAACCTGAACTGGAGAAAATAAACAAAATCGCTCAAAAATATGTTTACATCACCCTCTGGGGAGTGGATAACCGTAAATTCGAAAGCAAAATGGCTGAACTTCTGGGAAGGAAAAGTTATCAGCACCCCGATTATACCATTGTTTACAATCTCCTCCATGAAATGGGAATCCAGGCTAATGTGGAGTTTTTAAAATCAAATACCCGTAACTACTATTCCAATATTGATGAAGCTTTAGACAGGATTAAATGGAGAATTGGAGACCTGAATGAAGAGGAAGAATCTCTTATAAAAGAACATCTACAAACCACTTTGACCAAAAATCCAGATGGAAGTTTATCCTATTCCCGGAATAACTCCAAATGGGTCCTCATATGGTGGGAAAAATCCAATTAA
- a CDS encoding 4Fe-4S binding protein: MICIQLDDKICEGSTCGKCAYVCPNNVFKIENTSIDITSPSYCKLCKECMEVCPHAAINIKTKKSTICGY; this comes from the coding sequence ATGATCTGCATTCAATTAGATGACAAAATTTGTGAAGGCTCAACATGTGGAAAATGTGCCTATGTATGCCCGAATAACGTGTTCAAAATTGAAAATACCTCCATAGATATCACTTCTCCCAGCTACTGTAAGCTGTGCAAAGAGTGTATGGAAGTCTGCCCCCACGCCGCCATTAACATCAAAACTAAAAAAAGCACGATATGTGGGTATTAA
- a CDS encoding ribbon-helix-helix domain-containing protein → MDKQITMKIPEEMYQDLREIATKKGDIPLGKLIRRALDDYIRKNKMKGVL, encoded by the coding sequence ATGGACAAGCAAATAACCATGAAAATACCTGAGGAAATGTATCAGGATCTAAGGGAAATTGCCACTAAAAAGGGCGATATACCCCTGGGAAAGCTGATTAGAAGGGCTTTAGATGATTACATTCGGAAAAATAAGATGAAAGGAGTTTTATAA
- a CDS encoding DUF2149 domain-containing protein: MSRKRRFLDDSGEDPTSGIINMTDCMLVLAVGFLVFAILALQSNPSIVSSTQGPTQDTVSVKTGQTLNDTSNVSGSGSGYQQMGTVYKDPETGKMILVS; the protein is encoded by the coding sequence ATGTCCAGAAAAAGACGATTTTTGGATGATAGTGGTGAAGATCCCACATCTGGTATAATCAACATGACCGACTGCATGCTGGTTCTGGCAGTAGGATTTTTAGTGTTTGCCATACTGGCTTTACAGAGCAATCCATCCATAGTATCCTCAACTCAGGGACCTACCCAGGACACAGTTTCAGTAAAGACAGGTCAAACCTTAAATGACACTAGTAATGTATCTGGGTCAGGTAGTGGTTATCAGCAGATGGGAACTGTTTACAAAGATCCAGAAACAGGTAAAATGATCCTGGTTAGTTAG
- a CDS encoding FmdE family protein: MSNYETLIEKAQSLHGEICPGVIMGTRMSMVAMEKLGMDPLEPNDDLMVSVEVDRCMPDAIQAITGCTVGRRTLKCLDYGKFVATFIDVKTGKTIRISARDDKLKDVPGLWTWFENIAELAREKNMAKIMEEKKSAIGKLSGMSDDDLLLIEEFDGEVPLIPGLPMDIVVCSICGEHVMDGKQLQDKDEIICKSCEEQIELRN, translated from the coding sequence ATGAGTAACTATGAAACTTTAATAGAAAAAGCACAATCTCTTCATGGTGAGATATGTCCTGGTGTTATTATGGGAACCCGGATGAGCATGGTAGCAATGGAAAAATTAGGAATGGATCCATTAGAACCCAATGATGATCTTATGGTTTCAGTTGAGGTTGATCGATGCATGCCAGATGCTATTCAAGCTATAACTGGATGTACTGTAGGGCGCAGAACCCTTAAATGTTTAGATTATGGTAAGTTTGTAGCAACATTCATTGATGTTAAAACTGGTAAAACTATTCGAATTTCTGCTAGGGATGACAAATTAAAGGATGTTCCAGGGTTATGGACATGGTTTGAAAATATTGCAGAACTTGCTAGAGAAAAAAACATGGCCAAAATAATGGAAGAAAAAAAATCAGCCATTGGGAAGTTATCTGGTATGTCTGATGATGATCTGTTACTCATTGAAGAATTTGATGGGGAAGTACCCTTAATTCCTGGTCTTCCAATGGACATAGTGGTTTGTTCCATCTGTGGGGAACATGTAATGGATGGTAAACAACTGCAGGATAAGGATGAAATTATTTGCAAGTCTTGTGAAGAACAGATAGAGTTAAGAAATTAG
- a CDS encoding class I SAM-dependent methyltransferase — MYKNSKTPTGCNPNYEQIYTLIARQIIEKLKVNAGTAIEVGSGSGSLSLAMTRITSFKIYSMDISPEMCQIASKSIEREGLMDRITPKLGDVHQMPFPDEFADVIFSIGSIIFWNDLTVAFKEIYRVLKPGGVGYVGRGFGSPAAKQQFTHHEQVNHQELKHHQQKNQEVNHHYKIHDNPKIHADTLEKAVINAGIRNYLLINDESGLWVLFKKLNKCIS; from the coding sequence ATGTATAAAAATTCAAAGACTCCAACCGGGTGTAACCCGAATTATGAGCAAATATATACGTTGATAGCTCGTCAGATCATTGAAAAACTTAAAGTCAATGCTGGAACTGCCATTGAAGTGGGTTCTGGATCTGGATCACTATCCCTAGCCATGACCAGAATAACTAGTTTTAAAATTTATTCCATGGATATATCTCCTGAAATGTGCCAGATTGCTTCAAAATCCATTGAAAGAGAAGGTCTCATGGATAGAATAACACCAAAACTTGGAGATGTTCATCAGATGCCTTTTCCAGACGAATTTGCGGATGTTATCTTCAGCATAGGATCCATCATATTCTGGAATGATTTAACTGTGGCTTTTAAGGAAATATATCGAGTTTTAAAGCCAGGGGGAGTGGGATATGTAGGAAGGGGATTTGGAAGTCCCGCAGCAAAACAACAATTCACGCACCATGAACAGGTAAATCATCAAGAACTTAAACATCACCAACAAAAAAATCAAGAAGTTAATCATCATTACAAAATCCACGATAATCCAAAAATCCATGCAGATACTCTGGAAAAAGCAGTCATAAATGCGGGAATCCGTAATTATCTTTTAATTAATGATGAATCAGGGCTGTGGGTTTTATTTAAAAAATTGAACAAATGTATTTCATAG